One Pelagicoccus enzymogenes DNA window includes the following coding sequences:
- a CDS encoding serine/threonine-protein kinase, translating to MSSETAREEEIFDAARAIADAQERSEYLETECSDDPGMLRRLKSMLETTDEVDDFFAESARAINSEEVAEKLRKDPDEEEEVGVKIGRYRLLQRLGDGGCGVVYLAEQEEPVRRAVALKIIRLGMETERVISRFEAERQALAMMDHPNIARVFDAGETAGGSPYFVMEHVRGEALTDYCRAHRLGIIDRLKLFMQVCHAIQHAHQKGIIHGDIKPSNIIVSEHDGGAVPRVIDFGIARATEAGFSEMMLFSGPDKQVLGTPSYMSPEQVQLGGLDVDTRSDVYSLGVLLYELLTDVQPFDQDRLANVGIADLRRIVGKEDPPLPSARILSLSSEKVNTIAESLNKTPKSLVSRLKGDLDCIVMKAMSKDRRRRYETADALATEIKRYLADEPVAAHSPGFFYRYRKMVKRNRSMVLASTAVALTLIFGLGLSTWLLIREREARQRAEAAEQQQARLRLEAEFRGQLTEAAMLVSREEYAEADVLLGGVELNEATMEGAAVFRALGEWHAINGRWRLAAERFKTLLKVNQLEGADVSSLDYLELGPVLIELGDLDEYDRFRREAVERFSGVDMPFADRIVKISLLVSANGEMLRQLEPFAEASKASIHAAETSGDNFQAAWRSMSHALFEYRRANYAEAATYAKRCFAYGAPNAPRDAAAGFVLAMASYQMGRTEEAESAYRAAARLVESKYLTNIDPGNPVQGFWFDWAFARVIMREASRLLGME from the coding sequence ATGAGTTCCGAAACCGCTCGCGAAGAAGAGATCTTTGATGCCGCCCGCGCCATTGCGGACGCTCAGGAGCGTAGTGAGTATTTGGAGACGGAATGCTCGGACGATCCGGGTATGTTGCGCCGCTTGAAGTCGATGCTGGAAACCACCGATGAGGTGGACGATTTCTTCGCAGAGAGCGCTCGCGCTATCAATTCCGAGGAAGTCGCGGAAAAGCTGCGCAAGGACCCGGACGAGGAGGAGGAAGTAGGGGTCAAGATCGGCCGCTACCGGCTTTTGCAGCGCTTGGGCGACGGCGGCTGCGGTGTGGTTTACTTAGCCGAGCAGGAAGAGCCCGTGCGCCGGGCGGTGGCCTTGAAGATCATCCGTCTCGGCATGGAAACGGAGCGAGTGATCTCCCGATTCGAAGCGGAGCGTCAGGCTCTGGCCATGATGGATCATCCGAATATCGCTCGCGTTTTCGATGCGGGCGAGACCGCGGGCGGCTCGCCGTACTTTGTGATGGAGCACGTGCGAGGCGAGGCGTTGACCGACTACTGTCGCGCCCATCGCCTAGGTATCATCGATCGGCTCAAGCTCTTCATGCAGGTGTGCCACGCCATTCAGCACGCGCACCAGAAGGGCATCATCCATGGCGACATCAAGCCGTCCAACATCATTGTCAGCGAGCACGACGGCGGGGCGGTGCCGCGGGTAATCGACTTTGGAATCGCCCGCGCGACCGAGGCGGGGTTCAGCGAGATGATGCTTTTCTCCGGCCCGGATAAGCAGGTGCTCGGCACGCCGTCCTACATGAGCCCCGAGCAGGTGCAGCTGGGAGGTTTGGATGTGGATACGCGCAGCGACGTCTACAGTCTGGGCGTCTTGCTTTATGAGCTGCTGACCGATGTGCAGCCCTTCGACCAGGATCGCTTGGCCAACGTGGGCATCGCGGATTTGCGTCGCATCGTGGGCAAGGAAGATCCGCCGCTCCCTTCGGCTCGCATCCTGAGCCTAAGTAGTGAGAAGGTGAATACGATTGCGGAGTCTTTGAACAAGACGCCTAAGAGTTTGGTTTCGCGACTTAAGGGCGATCTTGACTGTATCGTGATGAAGGCGATGTCGAAGGATCGTCGCCGCCGCTACGAAACGGCGGATGCCCTGGCGACTGAGATCAAGCGGTACTTGGCGGACGAGCCGGTGGCGGCCCACTCGCCGGGATTTTTCTATCGCTACCGCAAGATGGTGAAGCGAAACCGCAGCATGGTGCTGGCCTCCACGGCGGTTGCCTTGACCTTGATTTTTGGACTGGGGCTTTCCACTTGGTTGCTCATCCGCGAGCGGGAGGCCCGCCAGCGGGCGGAGGCAGCGGAGCAGCAGCAGGCTCGCTTGCGCCTGGAAGCGGAATTTCGTGGGCAGTTGACGGAGGCGGCGATGTTGGTGAGCCGAGAAGAGTACGCTGAAGCGGACGTGCTGTTGGGGGGCGTAGAGCTCAACGAGGCGACTATGGAAGGGGCGGCCGTTTTCCGAGCCTTGGGCGAGTGGCATGCCATCAACGGTCGTTGGCGTTTGGCGGCCGAGCGCTTCAAGACCTTGCTGAAGGTGAACCAGCTGGAGGGGGCGGACGTCTCCAGTTTGGATTACCTGGAATTGGGGCCGGTGCTCATCGAGCTGGGGGATTTGGACGAGTACGACCGTTTCCGACGCGAGGCGGTAGAACGCTTTTCCGGCGTGGATATGCCTTTCGCGGACCGCATCGTGAAGATCAGTCTCCTGGTTTCGGCCAACGGGGAGATGCTGCGGCAACTGGAGCCCTTTGCGGAAGCGTCGAAGGCCTCAATACACGCTGCAGAGACTTCGGGCGACAACTTCCAGGCAGCGTGGCGGTCCATGTCCCATGCGCTTTTCGAGTATCGGCGAGCCAATTATGCGGAAGCGGCTACCTACGCGAAACGCTGTTTCGCGTACGGCGCCCCGAACGCGCCTCGCGACGCGGCGGCTGGCTTCGTATTGGCCATGGCATCGTACCAGATGGGGCGGACGGAGGAGGCGGAGTCTGCCTACCGGGCGGCTGCTCGGTTGGTGGAGAGCAAGTATTTGACGAATATCGACCCCGGCAACCCGGTGCAAGGGTTCTGGTTCGACTGGGCCTTCGCGCGGGTGATCATGCGGGAAGCGTCCCGGCTTTTAGGAATGGAGTAG
- a CDS encoding sigma-70 family RNA polymerase sigma factor: MSVNDTPEDMTAEPSEPDKPQWSGANMADLTVCLQAIEAGDERASEELLPLVYDELRQHAGVRMARESSLHTLQPTALVHEAWLRVVGKGGIRWESRAHFFGAAAEAMRRILIESARKKARLKRGGDMVRVDLASIDVATATPEEKVLMIDEALEKLKQKDPEQARVVVLKFFMSHTNAEVADMLRISERTVERRWAFAKAWLLDTIKQQQNQPL; the protein is encoded by the coding sequence ATGAGCGTAAACGATACCCCTGAAGACATGACCGCGGAACCGAGCGAGCCAGATAAGCCCCAATGGTCGGGCGCCAACATGGCAGATCTTACGGTTTGCCTGCAGGCGATCGAGGCAGGGGACGAGCGGGCGTCCGAAGAGCTGCTGCCCTTGGTCTATGACGAGCTGCGCCAGCATGCGGGCGTACGCATGGCGCGCGAGTCGTCCTTGCACACCTTGCAGCCGACCGCTCTGGTGCACGAAGCTTGGCTGCGGGTTGTGGGCAAGGGGGGAATCCGTTGGGAAAGCCGGGCCCACTTTTTCGGGGCGGCAGCCGAAGCCATGCGGCGCATTCTCATTGAAAGCGCCCGCAAGAAAGCTCGCCTCAAGCGAGGCGGCGACATGGTGCGAGTCGACTTGGCCAGCATCGACGTGGCTACGGCGACGCCGGAAGAGAAAGTGCTGATGATCGACGAGGCTCTGGAAAAGCTGAAGCAAAAGGATCCGGAGCAGGCCCGCGTGGTCGTGCTCAAGTTTTTCATGAGCCATACTAACGCTGAGGTGGCGGACATGTTGCGTATCAGCGAACGCACGGTGGAACGGCGTTGGGCCTTTGCCAAGGCATGGCTTCTCGATACCATCAAGCAGCAGCAAAACCAGCCTCTATGA